One stretch of Lacimicrobium alkaliphilum DNA includes these proteins:
- the mshL gene encoding pilus (MSHA type) biogenesis protein MshL: MAFKHVILVSLLVLIAGCQSNQVGKEASRSLDNALEDSSSPRDNSDKKLQELPQQVSELLLAPDASEQQNPLFSEERYDISANQTEARDFFAGLVEGTPYSVAVHPQVSGNIALDLKQVSLSEVFELVSELYGYHVERNGSVFRVYPSGMRTETFPVNYLMMTRDGSTQSSIVSGGVSSQDGNRSSGNNVNSFGGNQLTGGNQYGNSGNLNTNSNNSNGTNIFTRTQTDFWKDLKETLQSLIGEQDGRAVIVSPQAGLVTVRAMPEEIRAVQSFLQLTEQTVQRQVVLEARIIEVTLNDEYQQGIDWTKIANSSRLGPISFSGMNVGNAISNSLGGVTGLSFETGSFSSVLTLLSTQGNMQVLSSPRVTATNNQKAVIKVGDDEYFVTDVSSQSTITAATTSTGPNIELTPFFSGIALDVTPQIDADGGVLLHVHPSVIETQEQEKVVTLNEERFVLPLAQSNIRESDTVIHARTGEIVVIGGLMQTIINETHSKTPILGSIPLFGELFKNRRESEQKKELVILLKPTVVERGTWQQQLRSSRDQIRDWTDSN; this comes from the coding sequence ATGGCTTTTAAGCATGTAATTTTAGTTTCATTGCTGGTTTTGATCGCCGGTTGTCAGAGCAATCAGGTTGGCAAAGAGGCTTCACGCTCGCTGGATAATGCGCTGGAAGACAGCAGCAGCCCCCGGGATAACAGCGATAAGAAACTGCAGGAGTTACCTCAACAGGTGTCAGAATTATTGCTGGCGCCCGATGCAAGCGAACAGCAGAACCCTTTGTTCAGTGAAGAGCGCTACGATATCTCCGCCAATCAGACTGAAGCCAGAGACTTCTTTGCCGGGCTAGTAGAAGGCACGCCCTATTCCGTTGCGGTTCATCCGCAGGTAAGCGGCAATATCGCACTGGATCTCAAGCAGGTCAGCCTCAGCGAAGTCTTTGAACTGGTGTCTGAGCTTTACGGCTATCATGTAGAGCGCAACGGCAGTGTGTTTCGTGTCTATCCCTCAGGAATGCGCACAGAAACCTTTCCGGTTAACTATCTGATGATGACCCGCGATGGCTCTACTCAATCCAGTATCGTGTCCGGTGGTGTTTCCTCCCAGGATGGCAACCGCTCCAGTGGCAACAATGTTAACAGCTTCGGCGGTAATCAACTGACCGGAGGCAACCAATATGGCAACAGCGGCAATCTGAACACCAATTCCAACAACAGTAATGGTACCAATATTTTCACCCGCACCCAGACGGATTTCTGGAAAGATCTCAAAGAAACCCTGCAAAGCCTGATCGGTGAGCAGGATGGCAGAGCGGTTATCGTTTCTCCCCAGGCGGGTCTGGTCACTGTCAGAGCCATGCCCGAAGAAATCAGGGCAGTACAAAGCTTTCTGCAACTCACTGAACAAACCGTGCAACGTCAGGTGGTACTGGAAGCGAGAATTATCGAAGTCACGCTCAATGATGAATACCAGCAAGGCATTGACTGGACCAAGATCGCCAACAGCAGTCGCCTTGGTCCCATCAGTTTCTCCGGTATGAATGTAGGCAATGCCATCAGCAACAGTCTTGGTGGTGTTACCGGGCTGAGCTTTGAAACCGGCAGCTTTTCCAGTGTACTGACCCTGTTGTCTACCCAGGGCAATATGCAGGTACTCTCCAGCCCGCGGGTAACCGCCACCAATAATCAAAAAGCGGTAATCAAAGTCGGCGATGACGAATATTTTGTCACTGATGTGTCCAGTCAGAGCACCATCACTGCGGCCACCACTTCCACCGGCCCGAATATCGAGCTGACCCCGTTTTTTTCCGGCATCGCGCTGGATGTCACACCACAGATCGATGCCGATGGCGGTGTGCTCTTGCATGTACATCCTTCGGTGATTGAAACCCAGGAACAGGAAAAGGTGGTCACCCTGAACGAAGAACGCTTTGTGCTGCCGCTGGCGCAGAGCAATATCCGGGAATCAGACACGGTGATCCACGCCCGCACCGGCGAGATTGTGGTGATCGGTGGCCTGATGCAGACCATTATCAATGAAACCCATTCGAAGACCCCGATTCTTGGCAGCATTCCGCTGTTTGGCGAGCTATTCAAGAACCGCCGGGAATCAGAACAGAAGAAGGAACTGGTGATCCTGCTCAAGCCCACAGTCGTGGAACGGGGCACCTGGCAACAGCAACTCAGAAGCAGTCGTGACCAGATCCGGGACTGGACGGATAGTAACTGA
- a CDS encoding helix-turn-helix transcriptional regulator has protein sequence MSGPTIRVLTLLELLQSHGRMTGTELAEQLNVDKRTVRRYIRSLEDLGIPVTTEQGRDGGYMLIAGFKLPPMMFTNEETLALSLGLLAARTLKLADTEPAISSVQAKLERVMPAKLKSRARTISENIDLMLPESLPGKPQQHLQPLLEAVQQQRSLRILYASHEKGAMERDVDPYGLLFRRGRWYVSGYCHLRRELRTFRLDRLEHAEMLEQTFIRPQNFNTAEHFRQSLNNMPGNLKVRVLLHTQMEQAAETMGSMAAMLESREQGLLLETRTDSACWFALWLSQLPFDFSILEPPELKQALKAQADKLAAIARKHV, from the coding sequence ATGAGTGGCCCTACTATCCGGGTGCTGACATTGCTGGAATTATTGCAGTCTCACGGGCGCATGACAGGCACAGAGCTGGCCGAACAGCTGAACGTGGACAAACGCACGGTGCGCCGATATATCCGCTCACTGGAAGATCTCGGTATTCCGGTCACCACAGAGCAGGGCCGTGATGGCGGCTATATGCTGATTGCCGGATTTAAACTGCCGCCAATGATGTTTACCAATGAAGAGACCCTGGCGCTGTCACTGGGGTTGCTGGCGGCCAGGACCTTAAAGCTGGCTGATACTGAACCCGCCATCAGCAGTGTGCAGGCCAAACTCGAACGGGTCATGCCCGCTAAGCTTAAGTCCAGAGCGCGGACGATTTCAGAAAACATCGACCTGATGCTGCCGGAGTCCCTGCCGGGTAAACCGCAGCAACATCTGCAACCTTTGCTGGAAGCAGTACAACAGCAACGTTCACTCAGAATTTTGTATGCCTCTCATGAAAAGGGCGCTATGGAACGGGATGTGGATCCCTACGGGCTGTTGTTCCGTCGTGGTCGCTGGTATGTGAGCGGTTATTGTCATCTGCGCCGGGAACTGCGCACCTTCAGGCTGGACAGGCTGGAGCACGCCGAAATGCTCGAACAGACCTTTATACGACCACAAAACTTCAACACCGCCGAGCACTTCCGTCAAAGCCTCAACAATATGCCCGGCAACCTTAAGGTGAGGGTATTGTTGCATACCCAGATGGAGCAGGCGGCAGAGACAATGGGCTCGATGGCGGCCATGCTGGAGTCACGGGAACAAGGGTTGTTGCTGGAAACACGCACCGACAGCGCCTGTTGGTTTGCCCTGTGGTTGAGTCAGTTGCCTTTTGATTTCAGCATTCTGGAACCGCCTGAGCTTAAACAGGCGCTGAAAGCTCAGGCAGACAAACTGGCGGCGATTGCCCGGAAACATGTATGA
- a CDS encoding glutathione S-transferase family protein, with protein MQELTFFTNPNSRGRIVRWMLEELEVPYNTTVLEYSGDIKSPYYLKLNPMGKVPAIKHGDLVVTEGAAICAYLADHFADKQLAPALNSPERGTYYRWLFFAAGPLEMATTAKAYDWRIDAENAQSVGSGLYQDVLTTLESALEKGPYLCGEQFTAADIYVGSHISWGMMFKTLEERPAFKRYVQRLESREAAIRANQLDDALVKQD; from the coding sequence ATGCAAGAACTGACGTTTTTCACTAACCCTAATTCCAGAGGCCGTATCGTACGCTGGATGCTGGAAGAGCTGGAAGTCCCTTACAATACGACCGTACTGGAATATAGCGGTGATATTAAATCGCCCTATTACCTGAAACTGAACCCCATGGGTAAAGTACCGGCAATCAAACACGGCGATTTGGTGGTCACCGAAGGTGCCGCCATCTGCGCCTACCTGGCCGATCACTTTGCCGACAAACAGCTGGCTCCGGCCCTTAACAGCCCCGAGCGCGGCACTTACTACCGCTGGCTGTTCTTTGCTGCCGGACCACTGGAAATGGCGACCACGGCCAAAGCCTATGACTGGCGAATAGACGCAGAAAATGCCCAGTCCGTGGGCTCTGGTCTGTATCAGGATGTGCTGACTACACTGGAAAGTGCTCTTGAGAAGGGTCCCTATTTATGTGGGGAGCAGTTTACGGCGGCAGACATTTATGTGGGCAGCCATATCAGTTGGGGCATGATGTTCAAGACGCTGGAAGAGCGCCCGGCTTTTAAACGCTATGTGCAGCGACTGGAATCAAGAGAAGCGGCTATCCGTGCCAATCAGCTCGATGATGCGCTGGTGAAGCAGGATTAA
- a CDS encoding tetratricopeptide repeat protein: MSVVNKMLQDLESRKQQPDNANFQPPAKRRHGWWIFGVLPLALILAVIYWFWPVLWDASEPEPPPGPVTQAKQSVPVQNTQPVETAGITAKPQTQPDKEDDSEVTETASQPQTPPQRPVTDSATAAGAGQASAPRPDDSDDDATTAPRQQTQDSGQSAPESPVQKTPAFSKSKTATTAEQRWQQLKARVSKAMSEGKDAEAISGLEQMLEIQPDNHQVRRNLAALLLKNGAHSRSGLLLEQGVKLYPQELSLLQSLARFYAQNGQTNNALRLLKGHNPEVLQHPDYIQLRARLAQQQQDHQQAQQDYALLSRYQPDNIKWRLGLAVSLDQDGQYQAAAEVYRWLAGADTPAEIRDFVQQRLTALGG; encoded by the coding sequence ATGAGTGTCGTCAACAAGATGCTCCAGGATCTGGAGTCACGCAAACAACAACCCGACAATGCCAATTTTCAGCCGCCGGCGAAAAGGCGCCATGGCTGGTGGATCTTTGGGGTACTGCCGCTGGCATTAATTCTGGCCGTCATCTACTGGTTCTGGCCGGTTTTATGGGATGCCAGCGAACCTGAACCGCCACCCGGGCCGGTAACGCAGGCTAAGCAAAGTGTGCCTGTACAAAACACTCAGCCAGTTGAGACGGCCGGGATCACAGCAAAACCTCAGACTCAGCCTGACAAAGAGGACGACAGCGAAGTTACTGAAACAGCCTCTCAGCCACAGACGCCACCACAACGGCCGGTAACGGATTCTGCCACTGCCGCCGGGGCCGGGCAGGCGTCAGCACCCCGGCCCGATGATTCGGATGACGATGCCACCACAGCTCCACGGCAACAAACACAAGACTCCGGCCAGTCTGCACCTGAATCCCCGGTACAGAAAACACCGGCCTTTAGTAAAAGCAAAACGGCCACCACGGCTGAACAACGCTGGCAACAGTTAAAAGCCCGGGTCAGTAAAGCCATGAGCGAGGGGAAAGATGCAGAGGCCATTTCAGGTCTGGAACAGATGCTGGAGATTCAGCCTGACAACCATCAGGTAAGACGCAATCTGGCGGCACTGCTGCTTAAAAACGGGGCACATAGTCGCAGTGGACTGCTGCTGGAGCAAGGGGTAAAGCTTTATCCACAAGAGCTGTCATTGCTGCAGTCGCTGGCACGCTTTTATGCTCAGAACGGGCAGACCAACAATGCCCTGAGGTTACTCAAAGGCCACAATCCTGAGGTGTTGCAACATCCTGACTATATTCAGTTAAGGGCCAGGCTGGCCCAACAACAGCAGGATCATCAACAGGCCCAGCAGGATTACGCCCTGCTCAGCCGCTATCAGCCAGACAATATCAAGTGGCGTCTGGGTCTGGCGGTGTCGCTGGATCAGGATGGTCAGTATCAGGCCGCCGCAGAGGTATACCGTTGGCTGGCGGGTGCCGATACACCGGCAGAAATCCGCGATTTTGTGCAGCAGCGGCTGACGGCGTTGGGAGGGTAA
- a CDS encoding ExeA family protein: MYLYHFGLQELPFTLTPNTSYFFGLPSHNQAIEVLTTALKTGEGFIKVTGEVGTGKTLICRKLLNELPDHFVSAYIPNPYLSPAELRAAVARELGVTLSIDADQQEFTQRIQQRLIEINQQHKAAVLIIDEAQALPVESIEALRLFTNLETESRKLLQVVLFGQPELNQKLALPELRQLKQRITFSYQLACMDLEQLIQYVQHRMRVAGYRGTEMFNRRCCKLLFRASQGTPRIVNVLCHKALMLAYGEGKLQVSPRHIQLAIADTEAAWQSRPFNWLWLYASLLLVMLVLGSYYFYPPGTL; encoded by the coding sequence ATGTATCTGTATCACTTCGGACTTCAGGAACTGCCCTTTACGCTGACGCCCAATACCAGCTATTTCTTTGGCCTGCCCAGTCATAATCAGGCCATCGAAGTGCTCACCACTGCGCTGAAAACCGGTGAGGGTTTTATTAAGGTCACCGGCGAAGTGGGTACCGGCAAAACCCTGATATGCCGCAAGTTACTGAATGAACTGCCGGATCATTTTGTCTCCGCCTATATTCCCAATCCGTACCTGTCTCCGGCTGAGTTGCGGGCCGCGGTGGCCCGCGAACTTGGGGTAACCTTAAGCATTGATGCGGATCAACAGGAATTTACCCAGCGTATTCAGCAACGGCTGATCGAAATTAATCAACAGCATAAAGCCGCTGTGCTGATTATTGATGAAGCCCAGGCGCTGCCAGTGGAAAGCATTGAAGCACTGCGACTGTTTACCAACCTGGAAACGGAGTCGAGGAAATTGTTGCAGGTCGTGCTGTTCGGTCAGCCGGAGCTGAATCAAAAGCTGGCCTTACCGGAATTACGCCAGCTAAAACAACGTATTACTTTCAGTTATCAGCTTGCCTGTATGGATTTGGAGCAACTGATTCAATATGTGCAGCATCGCATGCGGGTAGCGGGCTATCGTGGCACCGAGATGTTTAATCGACGCTGCTGCAAATTACTGTTCCGGGCATCTCAGGGCACACCGCGGATCGTCAATGTGCTGTGCCACAAGGCGCTGATGCTGGCCTATGGCGAGGGCAAACTGCAGGTCAGTCCACGGCATATTCAACTGGCCATCGCCGATACTGAAGCCGCCTGGCAAAGCCGCCCCTTTAACTGGTTATGGCTGTATGCCTCCCTGCTACTGGTAATGCTGGTGCTGGGCAGTTATTACTTTTATCCGCCGGGTACCTTATGA
- the ssb gene encoding single-stranded DNA-binding protein yields the protein MASRGINKVILVGNLGQDPEVRYTANGKAVANLSLATSESWKDQSGQIQEKTEWHRVVLFGKLAEIAGEYLRKGSQIYVEGKLQTRKWQDQQGQDKYTTEIVLDPFNGVMQMLGGGAGGGAGTGAPRGNAPANNFNQAPQQQPAQQQPQYQQYPNQGGGQGQPKPQQQPQNQPGSMPEPDFDFDDDIPF from the coding sequence ATGGCAAGCAGAGGCATCAATAAAGTTATCCTGGTAGGCAACCTGGGCCAGGATCCGGAAGTACGTTACACCGCAAACGGTAAGGCGGTGGCCAACCTGAGTCTTGCCACCTCTGAAAGCTGGAAAGATCAGAGCGGCCAGATTCAGGAAAAAACCGAGTGGCACAGAGTTGTGTTGTTTGGCAAGCTGGCTGAAATTGCCGGCGAGTATCTGCGCAAAGGCAGCCAAATCTATGTGGAAGGCAAACTGCAAACCCGCAAGTGGCAGGATCAGCAGGGCCAGGACAAATACACCACAGAAATTGTACTGGATCCCTTTAATGGCGTGATGCAGATGTTAGGTGGTGGCGCAGGCGGCGGTGCCGGAACGGGTGCCCCAAGAGGCAATGCCCCGGCCAATAACTTTAACCAGGCACCACAGCAACAACCGGCGCAACAACAGCCCCAGTATCAGCAATACCCTAATCAGGGCGGCGGTCAGGGTCAGCCGAAACCTCAGCAACAACCACAGAATCAGCCGGGCTCAATGCCGGAGCCGGACTTTGATTTTGATGATGATATCCCCTTCTAG
- a CDS encoding MFS transporter, producing the protein MNNTEIRGASALAIVYVMRMLGLFMVMPVLAVLAIEYPDYSPMLVGLAIGGYGLTQALLQIPMGVLSDRLGRKPVIIAGLILFALGSLIAAMADTLLWVVVGRLLQGGGAIAGAVMALAGDISRENQRAKVMAIIGVAIGFSFYLALLLGPLLAEKHGLQGIFLITAMLALACIPLVLFVVPSARNLAPSGDTLPKLTDLGALLSQGPLLKLSLSVFLLHLMITLLFVQFPARLVDQGWLLSDHWQLYLPVLTASVLGLIVLMRLSKRLGQQQILCSSILLLATSFAGLMLDTGLPALLLLSWLFFTGFNYLEANLPAMVSTVAPAGRKGSAMGAYASAQFLGAFTGGMLSGAISQYLHANWLYALAILLCIIWIVLIRGLAAGAPHAKRYTLALDADGIPAEHCVEQLRQLAGVTDMTWVEQEKAVYLKVDSRVFNLQQARQIISPSN; encoded by the coding sequence TTGAACAATACCGAAATCCGCGGCGCCAGCGCCCTGGCCATAGTCTATGTGATGCGCATGCTTGGCCTGTTTATGGTGATGCCTGTATTGGCAGTGCTGGCCATAGAATATCCTGATTACTCTCCGATGCTGGTTGGACTGGCCATCGGCGGCTATGGCCTGACACAGGCGCTGTTACAAATTCCTATGGGTGTGCTCTCCGATCGCCTGGGCCGCAAACCGGTGATCATCGCCGGACTCATACTGTTCGCCCTCGGCAGCTTAATTGCAGCAATGGCAGACACTCTGTTATGGGTGGTAGTGGGGCGTCTGTTGCAAGGTGGTGGTGCCATTGCCGGTGCGGTGATGGCACTGGCCGGCGATATCAGCCGCGAAAACCAGCGCGCCAAAGTGATGGCCATTATCGGCGTTGCCATTGGCTTTTCCTTTTATCTGGCGCTGTTACTGGGACCGCTGCTGGCTGAAAAACACGGATTACAGGGCATATTTTTAATTACCGCCATGTTGGCGCTGGCCTGTATTCCGCTGGTGCTGTTTGTGGTGCCCTCGGCGCGCAATCTGGCACCAAGTGGCGATACCCTGCCCAAACTTACTGACCTGGGCGCCCTGCTCAGCCAGGGGCCGCTGCTTAAACTCAGTCTCAGTGTATTTTTACTGCATTTAATGATCACTCTGCTGTTTGTACAGTTTCCCGCTCGCCTGGTGGATCAGGGCTGGCTGCTCAGCGATCACTGGCAACTCTATCTGCCGGTTCTGACGGCCTCAGTGCTTGGTCTGATTGTACTGATGCGTCTGAGTAAACGACTTGGCCAGCAGCAGATACTGTGTTCGTCGATTTTATTACTGGCCACCAGCTTTGCCGGTCTGATGCTGGATACGGGTTTGCCCGCCCTGCTATTACTCAGCTGGCTGTTTTTTACCGGTTTTAATTATCTCGAAGCCAACCTACCAGCTATGGTCTCCACTGTTGCTCCGGCTGGCAGAAAAGGCTCAGCCATGGGTGCCTATGCCAGCGCTCAGTTTCTTGGTGCCTTCACTGGCGGCATGCTCTCGGGCGCAATCAGTCAGTACCTGCATGCCAACTGGCTTTATGCCCTGGCGATTCTGCTTTGCATTATCTGGATTGTGCTGATTCGCGGCCTTGCTGCTGGCGCCCCTCATGCTAAACGTTATACACTAGCGCTGGATGCGGACGGGATCCCGGCTGAACATTGTGTAGAACAACTCAGGCAACTGGCCGGCGTCACCGATATGACCTGGGTTGAGCAGGAAAAAGCGGTTTATCTGAAAGTCGACAGCCGGGTGTTTAACCTGCAACAGGCCAGGCAGATCATCAGTCCATCAAATTAA
- the gspM gene encoding type II secretion system protein GspM, whose protein sequence is MNYQQLQQWFSARQPRERQLVLIAALFLILYGGYVLFIEPAQIRTQQFQTQVRQYQAQASGLLSQIETIQRNSQDPNAAVKRRISQLQQQQQQLQQNINDGTRDLVPPHRMRELLQALLADNDKLHLLEMRSLPAVNLTEQEQDSPGQNIPMPGLYQQGIVLILEGKYFDLQEYLAELELLPWRFHWKRLDYSVQEHPVARMQLELYTLSTDKAFVGI, encoded by the coding sequence ATGAACTATCAGCAACTGCAGCAATGGTTCAGCGCCAGACAACCCAGAGAACGGCAACTGGTATTGATCGCGGCGCTGTTCCTGATCCTCTATGGCGGCTATGTGCTGTTTATTGAGCCTGCACAGATCAGAACCCAGCAGTTTCAGACACAGGTCAGACAATATCAGGCTCAGGCGTCGGGTTTGCTGAGTCAGATTGAAACAATACAGCGCAACAGTCAGGATCCCAATGCAGCGGTTAAGCGTCGTATCAGTCAGTTACAACAGCAACAACAACAGCTGCAACAGAATATTAATGATGGCACCCGGGATTTGGTGCCTCCCCATCGCATGCGTGAATTATTGCAGGCACTGTTGGCTGACAACGATAAACTGCATCTGCTGGAGATGCGCTCACTGCCAGCGGTAAATCTGACTGAACAGGAACAGGACTCGCCCGGGCAAAATATTCCCATGCCCGGCTTATATCAGCAGGGCATAGTGCTGATACTCGAAGGAAAGTATTTTGACCTGCAGGAGTATCTGGCCGAGCTTGAGCTGTTGCCATGGCGTTTTCACTGGAAACGCCTGGACTATAGTGTACAGGAACACCCTGTTGCCAGAATGCAACTGGAGCTTTATACACTCAGCACCGATAAGGCGTTTGTAGGAATATGA
- a CDS encoding STAS/SEC14 domain-containing protein, with protein sequence MQHTGITEKFRATHCYDRESGLLHVTASGLAEPEDILAMYNKIMELSCRYDCHRALIDMRAMMKNVDDNRLLVMIDQLDSLLRRIRVARVINTRDSQQNLVQSIADSRNYPLKNFTSQDQALAWLLPGL encoded by the coding sequence ATGCAGCATACAGGTATTACGGAGAAATTCAGGGCAACCCATTGTTATGACAGGGAATCGGGACTCTTGCATGTCACCGCCAGTGGTCTGGCCGAACCCGAAGACATTCTTGCCATGTACAATAAAATCATGGAACTGAGTTGTCGCTATGATTGCCATCGGGCACTTATTGATATGCGAGCGATGATGAAGAATGTGGATGACAACAGGTTGTTGGTGATGATTGACCAGTTAGACAGCCTGCTCAGACGTATCCGGGTGGCAAGAGTGATCAACACCCGCGACTCACAACAGAATCTGGTGCAATCCATTGCTGACAGCAGAAACTACCCGCTAAAAAACTTTACCAGTCAGGATCAGGCTCTGGCCTGGTTGTTGCCGGGCCTCTGA
- a CDS encoding PilN domain-containing protein, with the protein MKNQVNFYQPSPKSGSESVNLNLVLICCLIATVLVAGWSVYSSAELDQWQAREKAQKRDLDNIRQRLQQATAALDTQPDVRLVQQAEQLQREIQAQNYLLGRLRNEQQTGRGTYAQLMLALASQHQQDIWLTHIAVTGNRLQLQGKSLSAESVPRWLQGLSKSDYFVGTRFGSLKVFRDEEQLLNFILGATELQPDNALRPKS; encoded by the coding sequence ATGAAGAATCAGGTCAATTTTTATCAGCCATCCCCCAAGTCCGGATCAGAGTCTGTCAATCTGAACCTGGTACTGATCTGCTGCCTGATTGCGACGGTATTAGTCGCAGGGTGGTCAGTCTACAGCAGCGCCGAACTTGACCAGTGGCAGGCCAGAGAAAAAGCGCAAAAACGTGATCTGGACAATATCAGACAAAGATTACAACAGGCCACCGCCGCTCTGGATACCCAGCCCGATGTCAGGCTGGTGCAACAGGCCGAACAATTGCAGCGGGAAATTCAGGCGCAGAACTACCTGCTTGGCCGCCTGCGCAATGAGCAGCAAACAGGTCGCGGAACCTATGCTCAGTTGATGCTGGCGCTGGCCAGTCAGCACCAGCAGGACATCTGGCTGACCCATATAGCCGTTACGGGTAACCGCCTGCAACTGCAGGGCAAGAGCCTGAGTGCAGAATCGGTACCCCGCTGGCTACAGGGTCTGAGCAAGAGCGATTATTTCGTCGGTACCCGGTTTGGTTCCCTCAAAGTGTTCAGAGATGAAGAGCAGTTACTTAATTTTATCCTCGGGGCCACGGAACTGCAGCCAGACAACGCGCTGAGGCCAAAATCATGA